One Nocardioides oleivorans DNA segment encodes these proteins:
- the fliW gene encoding flagellar assembly protein FliW yields MIATMETTTPLGTSTGAPEIPVIELVQPMPGFPDLARFALVQLDDAGVLCSLTSLEQQDLRFLVVPPATFFPDYAPEVDEGVLAELGSTSAGDLVVLCVLTAGESLATTTANLLAPVVLDIVTRRAVQVVLDDPALSVATPLTA; encoded by the coding sequence ATGATCGCCACGATGGAGACGACGACCCCGCTGGGCACCTCGACGGGTGCCCCCGAGATCCCCGTGATCGAGCTGGTGCAGCCGATGCCCGGGTTCCCCGACCTCGCGCGCTTCGCGCTCGTGCAGCTCGACGACGCCGGGGTGCTCTGCAGCCTGACCTCGCTGGAGCAGCAGGACCTGCGCTTCCTCGTGGTGCCGCCGGCGACCTTCTTCCCCGACTACGCCCCCGAGGTGGACGAGGGCGTCCTCGCCGAGCTCGGGTCGACGTCGGCGGGCGACCTGGTCGTCCTGTGCGTGCTCACCGCAGGCGAGTCGCTCGCGACCACGACCGCCAACCTGCTCGCACCCGTCGTGCTCGACATCGTGACCCGACGGGCCGTGCAGGTCGTGCTCGACGACCCCGCGCTCTCGGTCGCCACGCCCCTGACCGCGTGA
- a CDS encoding 1,4-dihydroxy-2-naphthoyl-CoA synthase: MTAIEGVSEIFDPEAWDVVPGFEDLTDLTYHRAREHGTVRIAFDRPDVLNAFRPHTVDELLSTLEHARMSADVGCVILTGNGPSPKNGKWSFCSGGDQRIRGRAGYQYEDVAAGAGDTGAEEPSPIDKARLARLHILECQRVIRFMPKVVICVVPGWAAGGGHSLHVVADLTLASREHARFKQTDADVGSFDGGYGSAYLARQVGQKFAREIFFLADEYDAEEMHRMGAVNRVVDHADLEKVALDWGRRINGKSPTAQRMLKYSFNLLDDGLVGQQLFAGETTRLAYMTDEAQEGRDQFLEKREPDWSPYPWYY, from the coding sequence ATGACTGCGATCGAGGGCGTCAGCGAGATCTTCGACCCCGAGGCCTGGGACGTCGTGCCCGGTTTCGAGGACCTCACCGACCTGACCTACCACCGCGCCCGCGAGCACGGGACGGTCCGGATCGCCTTCGACCGTCCCGACGTGCTCAACGCCTTCCGCCCGCACACCGTCGACGAGCTCCTGAGCACCCTCGAGCACGCCCGGATGTCGGCCGACGTCGGCTGCGTGATCCTCACCGGCAACGGCCCGAGCCCCAAGAACGGCAAGTGGTCCTTCTGCTCCGGGGGCGACCAGCGGATCCGCGGCAGGGCCGGCTACCAGTACGAGGACGTGGCCGCGGGTGCCGGCGACACCGGCGCCGAGGAGCCGAGCCCGATCGACAAGGCCAGGCTCGCCCGCCTGCACATCCTCGAGTGCCAGCGGGTCATCCGCTTCATGCCCAAGGTCGTCATCTGCGTCGTGCCCGGCTGGGCGGCCGGCGGCGGCCACAGCCTCCACGTGGTCGCCGACCTCACCCTCGCCAGCCGCGAGCACGCGCGCTTCAAGCAGACCGACGCCGACGTCGGCTCCTTCGACGGCGGCTACGGCTCGGCCTACCTCGCGCGCCAGGTCGGGCAGAAGTTCGCCCGCGAGATCTTCTTCCTCGCCGACGAGTACGACGCCGAGGAGATGCACCGGATGGGTGCGGTCAACCGCGTCGTCGACCACGCCGACCTCGAGAAGGTCGCGCTCGACTGGGGCCGCAGGATCAACGGCAAGTCCCCCACCGCCCAGCGGATGCTGAAGTACTCCTTCAACCTCCTCGACGACGGCCTCGTGGGCCAGCAGCTGTTCGCCGGCGAGACCACCCGCCTGGCCTACATGACCGACGAGGCGCAGGAGGGCCGCGACCAGTTCCTCGAGAAGCGCGAGCCCGACTGGTCGCCGTACCCCTGGTACTACTGA
- a CDS encoding flagellar basal body rod protein FlgB, translated as MSLGMPDAVTSVLATALDGLATRQTVIADNIANVDTPNFRATSVDFESSLAAALQRGEMPVSGVTPTSQATNAPVGQDGNNVDLRQESLAAVQTQFQYQVMTRAVSDHFGLISTAAGQF; from the coding sequence GTGTCCCTCGGCATGCCCGACGCCGTCACCTCGGTGCTCGCCACCGCCCTCGACGGCCTGGCGACCCGGCAAACCGTGATCGCCGACAACATCGCCAACGTCGACACCCCGAACTTCCGGGCCACGAGCGTCGACTTCGAGTCCTCCCTGGCCGCTGCCCTCCAGCGCGGCGAGATGCCGGTGTCCGGTGTCACCCCCACCAGCCAGGCGACGAACGCCCCCGTCGGCCAGGACGGCAACAACGTGGACCTGCGCCAGGAGTCGCTGGCCGCCGTGCAGACGCAGTTCCAGTACCAGGTGATGACGCGCGCGGTCTCCGACCACTTCGGCCTCATCTCGACCGCGGCGGGCCAGTTCTGA
- a CDS encoding sigma-70 family RNA polymerase sigma factor, producing MVSASISGVDGPQGVDELVTSHIPLVGHLVREVLARVPGHVDRDDLTSAGLTALVRAAQAFDPARGVPFPGYASTRIRGALVDELRGIDWASRAVRRTARGLDETRSRLTHSLGRTPTDAELASAQGIPVEQVLANREDLARAQVMSLEADESRGSYATALPSSTPTPEQAVEHAELLTYLSEAIVELPERLRRVVEGYFLAEQPMADLAAEMGVTESRISQLRAEAMVLLRDALNSQLDPEKVQVHGKPGGVAVRRREAYFAAVAERHAAAAARPFAPSIATSA from the coding sequence GTGGTTTCCGCGTCGATCTCCGGCGTCGACGGTCCACAGGGCGTCGACGAGCTCGTCACCTCCCACATCCCCCTCGTCGGGCACCTCGTCCGCGAGGTGCTGGCCCGGGTGCCCGGTCACGTGGACCGCGACGACCTGACCTCCGCGGGGCTGACGGCTCTCGTCCGGGCGGCGCAGGCCTTCGACCCCGCGCGAGGCGTGCCGTTCCCCGGCTACGCCTCGACCCGGATCCGGGGAGCGCTCGTCGACGAGCTGCGGGGGATCGACTGGGCCTCGCGCGCGGTCCGCCGTACTGCTCGCGGGCTCGACGAGACGCGCAGCCGGCTGACGCACAGCCTCGGCCGGACCCCGACCGACGCCGAGCTCGCCTCGGCCCAGGGGATCCCGGTCGAGCAGGTGCTCGCCAACCGGGAGGACCTCGCGCGCGCCCAGGTGATGTCGCTCGAGGCCGACGAGTCGCGTGGGTCGTACGCCACCGCCCTCCCGTCGTCGACCCCGACGCCCGAGCAGGCGGTCGAGCACGCCGAGCTCCTCACCTACCTCTCCGAGGCGATCGTCGAGCTGCCCGAGCGCCTGCGCCGCGTCGTCGAGGGCTACTTCCTCGCCGAGCAGCCGATGGCCGACCTGGCCGCCGAGATGGGGGTGACCGAGTCGCGCATCTCCCAGCTGCGCGCCGAGGCGATGGTGCTGCTGCGCGACGCCCTGAACTCCCAGCTCGACCCCGAGAAGGTGCAGGTGCACGGCAAGCCGGGCGGTGTCGCCGTACGTCGTCGCGAGGCCTACTTCGCCGCGGTCGCCGAGCGCCACGCGGCGGCTGCCGCGCGCCCCTTCGCCCCCAGCATCGCGACCAGCGCCTGA
- a CDS encoding nitroreductase family deazaflavin-dependent oxidoreductase: MALTGTYAPSAAEWVRNQVADYEASDGEKAGTLPGTSYPIVVITSVGAKSGDLRKNPVMRVERDGSYLAVASKGGAPEDPAWADNFRQHPEVDLQDKAEKHTYRVRELSGEERADWWEHAVATWSTYAEYQTKTDREIPLFLLERA, from the coding sequence ATGGCACTGACTGGAACGTACGCCCCGAGCGCGGCCGAGTGGGTCCGCAACCAAGTGGCCGACTACGAGGCCTCCGACGGTGAGAAGGCCGGCACCCTGCCCGGCACGAGCTACCCGATCGTCGTGATCACCTCCGTCGGCGCGAAGTCCGGCGACCTCCGCAAGAACCCGGTGATGCGGGTCGAGCGCGACGGCTCCTACCTCGCGGTCGCTTCCAAGGGCGGCGCGCCGGAGGACCCGGCGTGGGCCGACAACTTCCGCCAGCACCCCGAGGTCGACCTCCAGGACAAGGCGGAGAAGCACACCTACCGTGTCCGCGAGCTGAGCGGCGAGGAGCGCGCGGACTGGTGGGAGCACGCCGTCGCCACCTGGTCGACGTATGCCGAGTACCAGACGAAGACCGACCGCGAGATCCCGCTCTTCCTGCTGGAGCGCGCTTGA
- a CDS encoding response regulator, which translates to MTTGRSPIRVYLLDDHAVVRRGLRAVLELEDDLEVVGESGTVAEAVPDILRLAPDVAVLDGRLPDGNGIEVCRQVRSANPAVRALILTSYDDDEALFNAILAGSGGYVLKQVDESALVNGIRAVHQGQSLIDPAVAVRVIERMRAESRTPEGLSALTEVESDILDLITEGLTNKQIGDRLHLAEKTVKNHVTSLLAKLGVQRRTQAAVLASQLGRSRKA; encoded by the coding sequence TTGACGACCGGCCGGTCGCCGATCAGGGTCTACCTGCTCGACGACCACGCCGTCGTACGTCGAGGGCTGCGCGCGGTGCTCGAGCTCGAGGACGACCTCGAGGTGGTCGGCGAGTCCGGGACGGTCGCCGAGGCGGTGCCGGACATCCTGCGTCTCGCCCCGGACGTGGCGGTGCTCGACGGGCGGTTGCCGGACGGCAACGGCATCGAGGTCTGCCGCCAGGTGCGCTCGGCCAACCCGGCGGTGCGCGCGCTCATCCTCACCAGCTACGACGACGACGAGGCGCTGTTCAACGCGATCCTCGCCGGGTCGGGGGGCTACGTCCTCAAGCAGGTCGACGAGAGCGCGCTGGTCAACGGGATCCGCGCGGTCCACCAAGGCCAGTCGCTCATCGACCCCGCCGTCGCGGTGCGGGTGATCGAGCGCATGCGCGCCGAGAGCCGGACCCCGGAGGGCCTGTCGGCGCTCACCGAGGTGGAGTCGGACATCCTCGACCTCATCACCGAGGGCCTCACCAACAAGCAGATCGGCGACCGGCTGCACCTCGCCGAGAAGACGGTCAAGAACCACGTCACCTCGCTGCTCGCCAAGCTCGGCGTGCAGCGTCGTACGCAGGCGGCGGTGCTGGCCTCCCAGCTCGGCCGCAGCCGCAAGGCCTGA
- the fliS gene encoding flagellar export chaperone FliS produces MAYSTHYSSPYSSTAAPQHAYLQAAVETASPARLLVMLYDRLVLDCRRAVAAQQEGDHQAAHQHLLHAQDIVAELQSSLRPDGWDGAESLNGLYSHVMVKLVEANVRRDVTITEHCLEVVDGLADAWRQAAAATAVQSA; encoded by the coding sequence ATGGCCTACTCCACCCACTACTCCTCGCCGTACTCCTCCACGGCCGCGCCGCAGCACGCCTACCTCCAGGCAGCGGTGGAGACCGCCAGTCCGGCCCGCCTCCTGGTCATGCTCTACGACCGGCTCGTGCTCGACTGCCGTCGCGCGGTCGCGGCGCAGCAGGAGGGCGACCACCAGGCCGCCCACCAGCACCTGCTCCACGCCCAGGACATCGTCGCCGAGCTCCAGTCGTCGCTGCGTCCGGACGGGTGGGACGGGGCGGAGTCGCTGAACGGCCTCTACTCCCACGTCATGGTGAAGCTGGTGGAGGCCAACGTTCGTCGGGACGTGACGATCACCGAGCACTGCCTCGAGGTGGTCGACGGCCTCGCCGACGCCTGGCGCCAGGCCGCCGCCGCGACCGCGGTGCAGTCGGCATGA
- the csrA gene encoding carbon storage regulator CsrA, with product MLVVSRRAGESIVIGDDITVTVLEVRGDVVRIGIDAPRSVAVHREELLAQLAQSNQEAASPADDAVDSLANAIRDRSTDA from the coding sequence ATGCTGGTCGTGAGCCGTCGTGCGGGTGAGAGCATCGTCATCGGCGACGACATCACGGTCACCGTCCTCGAGGTGCGTGGTGACGTCGTCCGGATCGGGATCGACGCCCCCCGGTCGGTCGCGGTCCACCGCGAGGAGCTGCTCGCCCAGCTGGCGCAGTCCAACCAGGAGGCGGCCTCGCCCGCCGACGACGCCGTCGACTCGCTGGCGAACGCGATCCGGGACCGCTCGACCGACGCCTGA
- the flgL gene encoding flagellar hook-associated protein FlgL, with the protein MAAIGRVTQTMLTDRSLTRLQGSLSRLGEIQEQLSTGRVLNRASDNPADASSAMRLRSSIGAQQQYVRNAQDGVGWLDALDSSLGSAGDLVRRARELGQQAISGAAGPEAREALATEIDQVRKSLVTSANVRYLDRPVFGGSTTGSAAFTESGGTVTFAGDANPVNRAVADGVLVDVSVAGPVAFGPDGDSVFDHLGALSAALRAGDLTAVRTGLDALEVDGKRITVARADVGARTNRVEQAGTRASDAELSLTNALSEIENADLPRTTVALQMQEVAYQAALAATSRVLQPSLMDFLR; encoded by the coding sequence ATGGCCGCCATCGGCAGGGTCACGCAGACGATGCTGACCGACCGCTCGCTCACCCGGCTCCAGGGCAGCCTGTCGCGCCTGGGCGAGATCCAGGAGCAGCTGTCCACCGGACGGGTGCTCAACCGCGCCTCCGACAACCCGGCCGACGCGTCGTCGGCGATGCGGCTGCGCTCCTCGATCGGCGCCCAGCAGCAGTACGTCCGCAACGCGCAGGACGGCGTCGGCTGGCTCGACGCCCTCGACTCCTCCCTCGGCAGTGCCGGCGACCTGGTGCGCCGGGCGCGCGAGCTCGGCCAGCAGGCGATCAGCGGCGCCGCCGGGCCCGAGGCCCGCGAGGCCCTCGCCACCGAGATCGACCAGGTCCGCAAGTCGCTCGTCACCAGCGCCAACGTGCGCTACCTCGACCGGCCGGTCTTCGGGGGCTCGACCACCGGCTCCGCGGCCTTCACCGAGAGCGGCGGCACGGTGACCTTCGCCGGTGACGCCAACCCGGTCAACCGCGCCGTCGCGGACGGCGTGCTGGTCGACGTGTCCGTGGCAGGACCGGTGGCGTTCGGCCCCGACGGCGACAGCGTGTTCGACCACCTCGGGGCGCTCTCGGCGGCGCTGCGGGCCGGCGACCTGACCGCGGTGCGCACCGGGCTCGACGCGCTCGAGGTCGACGGCAAGCGCATCACGGTGGCGCGGGCGGACGTCGGCGCGCGCACCAACCGCGTCGAGCAGGCCGGCACCCGGGCGAGCGATGCCGAGCTCTCCCTCACCAACGCGCTCTCGGAGATCGAGAACGCCGACCTCCCCCGGACCACCGTCGCGCTGCAGATGCAGGAGGTGGCCTACCAGGCCGCCCTCGCCGCGACCTCACGCGTGCTTCAACCGAGCCTGATGGACTTTCTGAGATGA
- the flgN gene encoding flagellar export chaperone FlgN produces MQVTDDIRTAAVEKLSLVLWRERELLEELHYRLEVEQLVLASGRTRWLAHATRDIDALLATVRETEVLRAVAADEAAAAAGMRSNPSLAALAETCGEPWRTILTDHRDAFVSLTGDITTLADSNRHLISAGYRSARETLLALGDSVDGYSADGSATAEPLRASLVDRSL; encoded by the coding sequence ATGCAGGTCACCGACGACATCCGCACCGCAGCCGTGGAGAAGCTCTCCCTCGTGCTGTGGCGTGAGCGCGAGCTCCTCGAGGAGCTCCACTACCGGCTCGAGGTCGAGCAGCTGGTCCTGGCGAGCGGCCGCACCCGCTGGCTGGCACACGCGACCCGCGACATCGACGCCCTCCTCGCCACCGTGCGCGAGACCGAGGTGCTGCGCGCGGTCGCCGCCGACGAGGCAGCTGCCGCCGCCGGCATGCGCTCCAACCCCAGCCTCGCCGCACTGGCCGAGACGTGCGGCGAGCCCTGGCGCACGATCCTGACCGACCACCGCGACGCCTTCGTGTCCCTCACCGGCGACATCACCACGCTCGCCGACTCCAACCGGCACCTCATCTCCGCCGGCTACCGCTCGGCGCGCGAGACCCTGCTCGCCCTCGGTGACTCCGTGGACGGCTACTCCGCCGACGGCAGCGCCACGGCCGAGCCCCTGCGCGCGAGCCTCGTGGACCGGAGCCTCTGA
- a CDS encoding flagellar basal body rod protein FlgC yields MGAFDMLRIANSSLGMHQTWLDALAHNIANANTVRATSEDAFQEQLVVATARPDGGVDVGGIELGAAEGILEYAPDHPLADEDGYVRAPAMDMSVQMTSLVQAQRGFQASVQVTKTAQDTYNAALQIGQR; encoded by the coding sequence ATGGGCGCCTTCGACATGCTGCGGATCGCCAACAGCAGCCTGGGCATGCACCAGACCTGGCTCGACGCGCTGGCCCACAACATCGCCAACGCCAACACCGTGCGCGCGACCAGCGAGGACGCGTTCCAGGAGCAGCTGGTGGTCGCGACCGCGCGACCCGACGGCGGCGTCGACGTCGGCGGCATCGAGCTCGGGGCCGCCGAGGGCATCCTCGAGTACGCCCCGGACCACCCGCTCGCCGACGAGGACGGCTACGTCCGGGCGCCGGCGATGGACATGTCGGTCCAGATGACCTCCCTCGTGCAGGCCCAGCGCGGGTTCCAGGCGTCCGTGCAGGTCACGAAGACCGCGCAGGACACCTACAACGCGGCCCTCCAGATCGGGCAGCGCTGA
- the fliD gene encoding flagellar filament capping protein FliD gives MSGSASISGLSSGLDTASIIEQLMQLEAVPQTRLKSRLTTEKSVLTTLQALNTKVAALATSAADLLKPAAWNAVTATSSETKVAVSAASTAGPGSFSVRVDRTALSHRLEMASAVGASTAGTVPATVRLDRLDGTPAVDLATDGTLNGLARAINDPANATGLRATAVKVGPDQYRLVVESAATGAAGDFTLTDAADGSDLLGGATVRAGRDAQVTIGDSIVATSSSNTFADLVPGVTVTLAGGTASGTTSQVVLARDPAATTAAVKALVTAVNSILSDIDTQSRTGSGTRGPLAGDTGIRSVRDQLLNSVFPGDGTSLSDLGIQTDRSGRLVLDEATLRKAYDTDPTALQARLTAPGTGFVDRVRAAAATASDRVNGTLTTAITGRTATIDRLDDGVEAWDLRLELRRNALTRQYTALETALNQMSSQSSWLAGQLSSLTTSGS, from the coding sequence ATGAGCGGATCGGCCAGCATCAGCGGGCTCAGCAGCGGCCTAGACACGGCCTCGATCATCGAGCAGCTCATGCAGCTCGAGGCGGTGCCCCAGACCAGGCTGAAGTCGCGCCTGACCACGGAGAAGTCGGTCCTCACGACGCTCCAGGCCCTCAACACCAAGGTCGCCGCGCTCGCCACCTCCGCAGCGGACCTCCTCAAGCCCGCCGCCTGGAACGCCGTCACGGCCACCAGCTCCGAGACGAAGGTGGCGGTCAGCGCGGCCAGCACCGCCGGACCCGGGTCGTTCTCCGTGCGGGTCGACCGGACCGCGCTCAGCCACCGGCTCGAGATGGCCTCCGCCGTCGGCGCGAGCACCGCCGGCACGGTGCCCGCCACCGTGAGGCTCGATCGCCTCGACGGCACTCCTGCGGTCGACCTGGCCACGGACGGGACCCTCAACGGCCTCGCCCGGGCGATCAACGACCCGGCCAACGCCACGGGCCTGCGCGCCACGGCGGTCAAGGTCGGCCCCGACCAGTACCGCCTGGTCGTGGAGTCCGCGGCCACCGGCGCCGCCGGCGACTTCACCCTCACCGACGCAGCCGACGGCTCGGACCTCCTCGGCGGCGCGACCGTCCGGGCCGGGCGCGACGCCCAGGTCACCATCGGTGACTCGATCGTCGCCACCTCGTCGTCGAACACCTTCGCCGACCTCGTCCCCGGCGTGACCGTGACCCTCGCGGGCGGCACCGCCAGCGGGACCACCTCGCAGGTGGTCCTGGCGCGCGACCCGGCAGCCACGACGGCCGCGGTGAAGGCGCTCGTCACGGCGGTGAACTCGATCCTCTCTGACATCGACACCCAGAGCAGGACCGGGAGCGGCACCCGCGGCCCCCTGGCCGGGGACACCGGCATCCGCAGCGTGCGCGACCAGCTGCTCAACAGCGTCTTCCCCGGCGACGGCACCTCGCTGTCCGACCTGGGCATCCAGACCGACCGCTCCGGCCGGCTGGTGCTGGACGAGGCGACGCTGCGCAAGGCGTACGACACCGACCCGACCGCCCTGCAGGCCCGGCTGACCGCTCCCGGGACCGGCTTCGTCGACCGGGTCCGCGCCGCCGCGGCCACCGCCAGTGACCGGGTCAACGGCACCCTCACGACCGCCATCACCGGTCGCACGGCCACCATCGACCGCCTCGACGACGGCGTCGAGGCGTGGGACCTCCGGCTCGAGCTGCGACGGAACGCGCTCACCCGGCAGTACACCGCCCTCGAGACGGCGCTCAACCAGATGAGCAGCCAGTCCTCGTGGCTGGCAGGCCAACTCTCCTCACTCACGACCTCGGGAAGCTAA
- a CDS encoding flagellin, whose product MGLRINQNIDAVNSYRNLSVTQGQMSKSLEKLSSGFRINRAADDAAGLAISEGLRQQVGGLKVGVRNAQDGISVVQTAEGALTEVHSMLQRMNDLSVQYANGTQNTDSQAALSAEFDQLQEEITRITDNAKFNGVSLFGGTDMKFQVGGDAADAITVTGADALAAVDTSAAVITDSDSVKTAITAISTQRASLGAFQNRFEHTINSVNVAIENLSASESRIRDTDMASEMMSFTRSQILSQAGTAMLAQANQSSQGVLSLLR is encoded by the coding sequence ATGGGTCTTCGCATCAACCAGAACATCGACGCCGTCAACAGCTACCGGAACCTCTCGGTCACGCAGGGACAGATGTCGAAGTCGCTCGAGAAGCTGTCCTCCGGCTTCCGCATCAACCGCGCTGCCGACGACGCAGCCGGCCTGGCCATCTCCGAGGGCCTGCGCCAGCAGGTCGGCGGCCTCAAGGTCGGCGTCCGCAACGCCCAGGACGGCATCTCCGTCGTCCAGACCGCTGAAGGTGCCCTCACCGAGGTCCACTCCATGCTCCAGCGCATGAACGACCTCTCGGTGCAGTACGCCAACGGCACGCAGAACACCGACTCGCAGGCGGCCCTCTCGGCCGAGTTCGACCAGCTGCAGGAGGAGATCACCCGCATCACCGACAACGCCAAGTTCAACGGCGTGTCGCTGTTCGGTGGGACGGACATGAAGTTCCAGGTCGGTGGCGACGCCGCCGACGCGATCACGGTCACCGGTGCCGACGCCCTCGCGGCCGTCGACACCTCCGCCGCCGTCATCACCGACAGCGACTCCGTGAAGACCGCCATCACGGCGATCTCGACCCAGCGCGCCTCGCTCGGTGCCTTCCAGAACCGCTTCGAGCACACCATCAACAGCGTGAACGTCGCGATCGAGAACCTGTCGGCGTCGGAGTCGCGGATCCGCGACACCGACATGGCCTCGGAGATGATGAGCTTCACCCGCTCGCAGATCCTCTCGCAGGCCGGCACCGCGATGCTCGCGCAGGCCAACCAGTCCTCGCAGGGCGTCCTGTCCCTCCTCCGCTGA
- a CDS encoding NAD-dependent deacylase has protein sequence MKVVVLTGAGISAESGLSTFRDSGGLWEGHDPMQVATPEAYADDPGLVQRFYDARRAALDTVEPNAAHVALARLEEALGDDLLVVTQNVDDLHERAGSRRVHHLHGRLRSAWCTACGVRHPWDGPLADGPPCPACGARALRPDIVWFGEIPYGMDLVEDALSECDLFVSIGTSGVVYPAAAFVHWARGATVELNLEPSAGATDFAESRQGPAGDLVPAWVDEVLLRLR, from the coding sequence ATGAAGGTCGTCGTGCTGACCGGAGCCGGGATCTCGGCGGAGAGCGGGCTGTCGACGTTCCGTGACTCGGGCGGGCTGTGGGAGGGCCACGACCCGATGCAGGTCGCGACCCCGGAGGCGTACGCCGACGACCCGGGGCTGGTGCAGAGGTTCTACGACGCGAGGCGGGCCGCGCTCGACACGGTCGAGCCGAACGCGGCGCACGTCGCCCTCGCCCGGCTGGAGGAGGCACTCGGTGACGACCTGCTGGTCGTCACGCAGAACGTCGACGACCTCCACGAGCGGGCCGGCTCACGACGGGTCCACCACCTCCACGGCCGGCTCCGATCGGCGTGGTGCACCGCGTGCGGCGTACGGCACCCGTGGGACGGGCCGCTGGCGGACGGGCCGCCGTGCCCGGCCTGCGGGGCACGCGCGCTGCGGCCCGACATCGTGTGGTTCGGTGAGATCCCCTACGGCATGGACCTCGTCGAGGACGCCCTCTCGGAGTGCGACCTGTTCGTCTCGATCGGCACCTCCGGGGTGGTCTACCCGGCGGCGGCGTTCGTGCACTGGGCACGGGGCGCGACCGTCGAGCTCAACCTCGAGCCGAGCGCCGGCGCCACGGACTTCGCCGAGTCACGTCAGGGCCCGGCCGGCGACCTGGTGCCCGCGTGGGTCGACGAGGTCCTGCTCCGACTTCGGTAG
- the flgK gene encoding flagellar hook-associated protein FlgK produces MAGSFGSVNTAASALRYHQAVMEVASGNIANVTTEGYARRRVVGVSVGAPAQPAMWSRYDGHGDGVRVGSVDRLVDPLLDSRTRREHGAQASLDTRATALARVEASLGEPAGAGISKALAAVRSAWHDLGNNPDSGAVRAQVLSTSQGLVTAVAAQRHNVETEESDQRISLLSGIGEANTLAGDLASTNQAITAARLSGNDASSLLDQRDTMALRLAELTGGTAVENGHGGLDVTVGGVALVAGGTAGALSVTAGIHADGTADGLPLALAVTPPGGTATGVSGLAGEIGGSAVLISTTLPALRAGLQDVAQQLADAVNAVHQSGYDASGAPGQAFFAVDPSAPGGPLVLLVDDPAEVAASGIGGGANRDGSNATALASALASPERGYQQFVTTLGNDVASIRRLAATQQNLTDQVDGSRDQLSGVSIDEETVTMMQAQRAYEAAARVMTTLDSVLDTLINRTGLVR; encoded by the coding sequence GTGGCCGGCAGCTTCGGCTCCGTCAACACCGCGGCGAGCGCCCTGCGCTACCACCAGGCGGTGATGGAGGTCGCGAGCGGCAACATCGCCAACGTCACCACCGAGGGCTACGCCCGTCGCCGTGTCGTCGGGGTGTCCGTCGGCGCGCCCGCGCAGCCGGCGATGTGGAGCCGGTACGACGGCCACGGCGACGGCGTCCGGGTCGGGTCGGTCGACCGGCTGGTCGACCCGCTCCTCGACTCCCGCACCCGGCGCGAGCACGGCGCCCAGGCCTCCCTCGACACGCGGGCCACCGCGCTCGCCCGTGTCGAGGCCTCGCTCGGCGAACCGGCCGGCGCCGGCATCTCGAAGGCCCTCGCCGCCGTCCGGTCCGCGTGGCACGACCTCGGCAACAACCCCGACTCCGGCGCCGTACGGGCCCAGGTGCTGTCGACGTCGCAGGGGCTCGTCACCGCCGTCGCCGCCCAGCGGCACAACGTCGAGACGGAGGAGTCCGACCAGCGGATCTCCCTGCTCAGCGGCATCGGCGAGGCGAACACCCTCGCCGGCGACCTGGCCTCGACCAACCAGGCGATCACGGCCGCGCGGCTCTCCGGCAACGACGCGTCCAGCCTGCTCGACCAGCGCGACACGATGGCCCTGCGGCTCGCCGAGCTGACCGGCGGCACGGCCGTGGAGAACGGCCACGGCGGGCTCGACGTCACCGTGGGCGGCGTCGCGCTCGTGGCCGGCGGCACGGCCGGCGCACTGTCGGTCACGGCCGGCATCCATGCCGACGGCACCGCCGACGGCCTGCCCCTCGCCCTCGCCGTGACCCCTCCGGGCGGGACGGCGACCGGGGTCAGCGGTCTCGCCGGCGAGATCGGCGGGAGCGCCGTGCTGATCAGCACCACCCTCCCCGCGCTGCGCGCCGGGCTCCAGGACGTCGCCCAGCAGCTGGCCGACGCGGTCAACGCCGTCCACCAGTCCGGGTACGACGCCTCGGGCGCGCCCGGGCAGGCGTTCTTCGCCGTCGACCCGAGCGCGCCGGGCGGGCCGCTCGTCCTGCTGGTCGACGACCCGGCCGAGGTGGCGGCGTCCGGCATCGGCGGCGGGGCCAACCGCGACGGCAGCAACGCCACCGCCCTGGCGAGCGCGCTCGCCTCCCCCGAGCGCGGCTACCAGCAGTTCGTGACCACCCTCGGCAACGACGTCGCGTCCATCCGACGCCTCGCCGCCACCCAGCAGAACCTCACCGACCAGGTCGACGGCTCCCGCGACCAGCTCTCGGGAGTCAGCATCGACGAGGAGACCGTGACGATGATGCAGGCCCAGCGCGCCTACGAGGCCGCCGCCCGCGTGATGACGACCCTCGACTCGGTGCTCGACACCCTCATCAACCGGACGGGACTGGTGCGCTGA